A genomic stretch from Verrucomicrobiales bacterium includes:
- a CDS encoding cupin domain-containing protein, whose protein sequence is MKPIEGYHQIKPEDLHWRPSNLMKIPNADFLERTGSENLSARLWRMPPKSANTLHKHIRQEEFYFVLEGTGRLRVGEETLTVPRHSGVLVGPSQLRQVFNDTGEDVLWLIVGAPEELEFLQGSLSKMDLSLIYPVDPKQLPKELEGVQWPPKE, encoded by the coding sequence ATGAAACCCATTGAAGGATATCACCAGATCAAGCCCGAGGATCTGCATTGGCGGCCGTCGAATCTCATGAAGATTCCGAACGCCGATTTTCTCGAACGCACCGGCAGCGAGAATCTCAGCGCACGGCTTTGGCGAATGCCGCCCAAGAGTGCGAACACCCTGCACAAGCACATCCGTCAGGAGGAGTTCTACTTCGTCTTGGAAGGCACCGGTCGCTTGCGCGTAGGGGAGGAGACCTTGACGGTTCCACGACACAGCGGTGTGCTAGTCGGCCCCAGTCAGCTACGTCAGGTTTTCAACGACACCGGCGAGGATGTGCTGTGGCTCATCGTGGGCGCGCCGGAGGAACTGGAGTTCCTGCAGGGATCCCTCTCCAAAATGGACCTCTCGCTCATTTATCCGGTGGATCCGAAGCAGCTGCCCAAGGAACTCGAGGGCGTGCAGTGGCCGCCGAAGGAATAA